One region of Centropristis striata isolate RG_2023a ecotype Rhode Island chromosome 3, C.striata_1.0, whole genome shotgun sequence genomic DNA includes:
- the mon1bb gene encoding vacuolar fusion protein MON1 homolog B: MERDTHQEGEAQGVKICPPCEINPTADTLATSLSLLGNHMFPDAVERTASAAVNIEEPADSQPSDATAEEKSLDAEPLSNQVTNLETEETENSECQNNVSAEPPDRPADADNDRSDSGEFVVTMLAKAKLEEQGIGVKGRSSPLLEAGTQESPAFMSHRDEDVTAESWRQHRKHVFVLSEAGKPIYSRYGSEEALSSTMGVMMALVSFVQSGDNIIRSVYSEEHTVVFLQKGPLVLVCVSSSRQTEQQLRGELLYVYYQIISMLTQASISRIFEHKKNYDLRRLLAGSEKILDGLLNLVDSDPSFLLAAVHCLPLASSLRDSLSQILQKAITPNLVFSILIANNQLLTIVQEKTVIEDTRLEPADVHLLLNLIGASSAFQAGEIWTPICLPLFNPDCYFYAYISYLDPPECTVCLLLLSTDKEAFYAVAECKRKIEEAMTAQNSLSLIAKVQSYSVSQVGVSDLRHFMYKPFDVPDNYRQLTQFTSPEMEAPYGSEEEKMRLLDLYRYMHSRIHSTSRPLKLIYHVAERETLLAWVTSKFELYTCFSPLVTKACAITAITKLLRWIKKEEDRLFIRYPPKYSTTPNPSKSSRGGKSDQQDSTDNGFLSLL, from the exons ATGGAGAGAGACACTCATCAAGAAGGAGAGGCACAGGGTGTGAAGATTTGTCCACCCTGTGAGATTAATCCGACTG ctGACACCTTGGCaacttctctctcactcttggGGAATCACATGTTTCCTGATGCGGTGGAGAGAACCGCCAGTGCAGCTGTTAACATAGAGGAACCTGCAGATTCACAACCGTCAGATGCTacagcagaggagaagagtctggatGCAGAGCCTCTTTCTAACCAGGTAACAAATCTAGAGACTGAGGAGACAGAGAACTCAGAGTGTCAGAACAATGTGTCCGCCGAGCCGCCTGACAGACCAGCTGATGCTGACAATGACCGGAGCGACTCTGGGGAGTTTGTTGTCACGATGCTGGCCAAGGCCAAGCTGGAGGAGCAAGGGATCGGTGTGAAGGGGAGGTCATCTCCCTTGTTGGAGGCCGGCACCCAGGAATCTCCTGCTTTTATGTCTCATCGTGATGAGGATGTGACAGCTGAGAGCTGGCGGCAGCACAGGaagcatgtgtttgtgctgagtGAAGCAGGCAAACCCATCTATTCCCGATACGGCAGTGAAGAGGCTCTTTCATCTACAATGGGAGTCATGATGGCGCTGGTTTCTTTTGTTCAAAGTGGAGATAATATCATCCGCTCAGTCTATTCAG AGGAGCACACTGTGGTGTTCCTACAGAAAGGGCCCCTCGTGCTGGTGTGCGTCTCCAGCAGTCGGCAGACGGAGCAGCAGCTGCGTGGAGAGCTCCTCTATGTGTACTATCAGATCATCAGCATGCTCACACAGGCCAGCATATCCCGCATCTTTGAACACAAGAAAAACTATGACCTGAGGAGACTCCTTGCGGGCTCAGAGAAGATCCTGGACGGTCTTCTCAACCTGGTGGACTCTGACCCCAGCTTCCTGCTGGCAGCAGTGCACTGCTTGCCCTTAGCTTCCTCTCTCAGGGACTCTCTCAGCCAGATCCTGCAGAAAGCGATCACCCCCAATCTGGTTTTCTCCATCCTCATCGCCAACAACCAGCTGCTCACCATCGTCCAAGAAAAGACAGTCATCGAGGACACCCGGCTGGAGCCCGCTGATGTCCACCTGCTTCTTAACCTCATCGGAGCCTCCTCTGCCTTTCAGGCTGGGGAGATCTGGACTCCCATCTGCCTCCCTCTCTTTAATCCTGACTGTTACTTTTATGCATACATTTCTTACCTGGACCCTCCAGAATGCACTGTGTGCTTGCTGCTGCTCTCAACAGACAAGGAGGCTTTCTACGCTGTAGCTGAATGCAAGAGGAAGATCGAGGAGGCCATGACGGCTCAGAACTCCCTGAGCCTCATTGCCAAAGTCCAGTCGTACAGCGTGAGCCAAGTGGGCGTCTCAGACCTCAGACACTTCATGTACAAGCCCTTTGATGTGCCAGATAACTACCGCCAGCTCACTCAGTtcaccag CCCAGAGATGGAGGCTCCGTACGGCAGTGAAGAGGAGAAAATGAGACTGCTGGACCTTTATCGTTATATGCACAGCCGCATCCACAGCACCTCACGACCCCTCAAGCTCATCTATCACGTCGCTGAGAGGGAAACTCTTCTAGCCTGG GTCACAAGTAAATTTGAGCTTTACACCTGCTTCAGTCCTCTGGTGACGAAGGCCTGTGCTATTACTGCTATCACTAAGCTTCTAAGGTGGATCAAAAAGGAGGAGGACCGTCTCTTCATCAGATACCCCCCAAAGTATTCAACCACCCCAAACCCCAGCAAGAGCTCTCGGGGAGGGAAATCTGACCAGCAAGACTCCACAGATAACGGCTTCTTATCTCTCCTATAG
- the tcta gene encoding T-cell leukemia translocation-altered gene protein homolog → MEEPWDFEFLSRIADSCYSFLSEFIDDWLANDMRVSIFKILLSWLIFSLIAIHFAWKVYGNTVNDMYYRQGTGQNGGTPDTAPHLSGWESKAENSPKTHRD, encoded by the exons ATGGAGGAACCTTgggattttgagtttttgtccCGCATTGCTGACAGCTGCTATTCCTTCCTATCCGAGTTTATTGATGATTGGCTCGCCAACGACATGAGAGTCTCCATATTCAAAATATTACTCAGCTGGTTAATTTTTAGTCTAATCGCGATTCACTTTGCGTGGAAGGTATACGGGAATACAGTCAACGATATGTACTATCGGCAGG GGACTGGACAGAACGGAGGCACGCCGGACACAGCACCTCACCTGAGTGGATG GGAAAGCAAAGCAGAAAATAGCCCGAAGACACATCGAGACTAA
- the glyctk gene encoding glycerate kinase, whose product MARVLSLFRQKPFLAHVGRRKPTLCKMSMDSRARMMFAAAVEAVHPDTVVRQAIERKEDSIMINGHKFTLKHNLHLVGFGKAVLGMAAEAERILGDHLVKGIISVPHDIQQTLKQHGKDHLLLKENSRIKVMEGAKHNLPDADAQKAAEEIKQLTSELTENDLLLVLISGGGSALLPAPIPPITLQEKHEVTRKLAGAGATIQELNTVRRSLSSLKGGGLAHCAHPAQVVSLILSDVIGDPLDFIASGPTVRSEVWHEEVLSVLERYKLLDSLPASVKDVLGSPGPRWRENKESNASGHVLNAVIGSNSIALQCAGRRARELGFRPVVLAPGVCGDVRAVSRLYGLLARFACSREEPPPEIAAELLRLGPDVGVESWDLCRTMQVLGEGRTEGWGSTALLAGGEPTVELTGMGRGGRNQELALRVGLELKGLEVPPNGPVFLSGGTDGQDGPTDAAGAITDAGLYEEAESQGLDINSFLTYNDSYTFFTRLSNGQRLLVPGLTCTNVMDVHMLLIPPIPITIR is encoded by the exons ATGGCCCGTGTTCTTTCCTTGTTCCGGCAGAAGCCTTTTCTTGCCCACGTGGGCAGGAGGAAACCTACATTGTGCAAAATGTCAATGGACTCACGGGCACGCATGATGTTTGCAGCTGCAGTGGAAGCTGTGCATCCAGACACGGTGGTCCGGCAGGCTATAGAGCGCAAGGAGGACTCCATAATGATCAATGGTCACAAATTTACACTCAAACACAACCTTCACTTGGTGGGCTTTGGAAAAGCTGTACTGGGCATGGCTGCCGAAGCAGAGAGGATTTTGGGGGATCATTTAGTGAAAGGAATAATAAGTGTGCCGCATGACATTCAGCAGACATTGAAGCAGCATGGAAAAGA CCACCTTTTGTTAAAAGAAAACAGTCGTATCAAAGTAATGGAGGGAGCCAAACACAACTTGCCTGATGCTGATGCCCAGAAAGCAGCTGAAGAGATCAAACAGTTAACCAGTGAACTGACGGAGAACGACCTGCTGCTTGTACTGatttcag GTGGAGGCTCTGCGCTATTACCTGCACCTATCCCACCAATcacactgcaggagaaacacgaGGTGACCCGCAAACTTGCAGGTGCTGGTGCCACGATTCAAGAGCTGAACACTGTGCGGCGCTCGCTGTCTTCTTTAAAGGGTGGAGGGCTTGCACATTGTGCTCACCCTGCCCAG GTGGTGTCACTGATATTGTCTGATGTAATTGGAGACCCTCTGGACTTTATAGCCAGCGGCCCCACAGTGCGGAGCGAGGTGTGGCATGAAGAAGTTTTGTCAGTCCTTGAACGTTACAAGCTGTTGGACTCCCTACCAGCCTCAGTGAAGGATGTCCTTGGGAGCCCAGGTCCCAGGTGGAGGGAGAATAAAGAATCTAACGCGTCGGGACACGTTCTCAACGCTGTGATTGGCTCCAACAGCATTGCTCTCCAGTGTGCAGGTCGCCGTGCTCGAGAGTTAGGTTTCCGGCCTGTTGTGCTGGCTCCAGGAGTGTGTGGAGATGTTCGGGCAGTGTCCAGACTGTACGGCCTGCTGGCCCGCTTTGCCTGTTCCAGAGAGGAACCTCCTCCAGAGATAGCCGCTGAGCTGCTGAGGCTGGGGCCTGACGTAGGCGTGGAGAGCTGGGACCTCTGCCGCACGATGCAGGTGTTAGGTGAAGGGCGCACAGAAGGATGGGGGTCCACGGCTCTGTTAGCTGGAGGAGAGCCCACAGTTGAGCTGACAGGCATGGGTCGGGGTGGTCGGAACCAGGAGCTGGCTCTGCGAGTAGGACTGGAGCTGAAAGGCCTGGAGGTCCCGCCTAATGGTCCCGTCTTCCTGAGTGGTGGGACTGACGGTCAGGACGGACCCACTGATGCAGCAGGGGCCATCACTGATGCAGGCTTGTATGAAGAGGCAGAATCTCAGGGGCTGGATATCAACTCCTTCCTCACCTACAATGattcatacactttttttacACGTCTTTCTAACGGTCAGCGCTTACTTGTACCTGGCCTAACCTGCACCAATGTGATGGATGTACACATGCTACTTATTCCACCAATTCCCATTACCATAAGATAA
- the wdr82 gene encoding WD repeat-containing protein 82, with amino-acid sequence MKLTDNVLRSFRVAKVFRENSDKINCFDFSSNGETIISSSDDDSLVLYDCQEGKPKRTLYSKKYGVDLIRYTHAANTVVYSSNKIDDTIRYLSLHDNKYIRYFPGHNKRVTSLSMSPVDDTFISGSLDKTIRLWDLRSPNCQGLMHLQGKPVCSFDPEGLIFAAGINSEMVKLYDLRSFDKGPFATFKLQYDRTCEWTGLKFSNDGKLILLSTNGGALRVLDAFKGAVLHSFGGYNNSKAVTLEASFTPDSQFVMIGSEDGKIHVWNAESGMKVALLDGKHTGPITCLQFNPKFMTFASACSNMAFWLPTIDD; translated from the exons ATGAAACTGACGGACAATGTGCTGCGGAGCTTCAGGGTTGCTAAAGTGTTTCGGGAAAACTCAGACAAAATTAATTGTTTCGATTTCAGTTCAAACGGCGAAACTATTATTTCTAGCAGCGACGACGACTCCTTAGTTTTGTACGACTGCCAAGAGGGGAA ACCCAAGAGGACCCTCTACAGTAAAAAGTATGGAGTGGATCTGATCAGGTACACACATGCTGCAAACACTGTGGTCTACAGTTCCAACAAAATCGATG ATACTATCCGGTACCTGTCCCTGCATGACAACAAATACATCCGCTACTTTCCTGGACACAACAAAAG AGTGACGTCTCTCTCCATGTCTCCTGTGGACGACACATTTATTTCCGGCTCGTTAGATAAAACAATCAGACTATGGGATTTGCGGTCGCCTAACTGCCAG GGTTTGATGCACCTGCAGGGGAAGCCGGTGTGCTCCTTTGATCCAGAGGGTCTCATTTTTGCTGCAGGAATAAATTCAGAAATGGTTAAACTTTATGATCTGCGGTCGTTTGACAAG GGTCCTTTTGCAACCTTCAAGCTTCAGTATGACCGGACATGTGAGTGGACGGGACTCAAGTTTAGCAACGATGGAAAACTCATTCTTCTTTCTACTAACGGCGGAGCCCTTCGCGTCCTCGATGCTTTTAAGGGAGCAGTGCTACATTCTTTTGGG GGCTACAACAACAGTAAAGCTGTAACGCTGGAGGCATCTTTCACTCCAGATTCTCAGTTTGTTATGATCG gCTCTGAGGACGGAAAGATCCACGTGTGGAATGCAGAGAGCGGTATGAAAGTGGCTTTATTAGACGGGAAGCACACAGGACCCATCACCTGCCTGCAGTTCAACCCCAAGTTCATGACGTTTGCAAGTGCCTGCTCAAACATG GCGTTCTGGCTCCCGACCATCGACGACTGA